The following DNA comes from Weissella koreensis KACC 15510.
GAACTTTAATAATCTTCATATTCTTATTCCCAACCTTTCACTTCATAATGGTATATACCAATTATATGACACAAATTTTTAAAGTACAAGTAAAATTAAATAATATCTCTAGAAACTGCCAAACATAAAGATCGCATCTGGTATACCATATACACTTTTCGATAATGCTATAATTAGGTTAATGACTTGTCTGTTTGAGAAAGGTTGCTCATTATGGAAAAATCAATTTTTAATGTCGTTAATAATCATACCTTTAATGCTAGTATCTACTACCAATTTAGTGGTATCAGTCAAACCCTACCCTTCCATACTTTTGGCCCCGCCAAACGTCACGACTACATTATCCATTTTGTACTAAATGGGCAAGGAATTTTTTTTGTAGATAATGAGCAATTTCATTTACAAGCTGGTGATTCATTTTTGATACGCCCAGGCGAATCCATTTTTTATCAATCCGATATTAAGAATCCATGGACCTATGCTTGGATTTCCTTCAATGGATCTGAAGCTAAACAAATTATCGAACATTTTTCCCCTTTTAAAAATGAGCATCATGTTTTCAATACAGCTAATCAATTAAAATATTTAGAACTTATCCAAAAAACACTTAGTTGGTCAGATTCATCACCACAAAGCGAATTACAATTGAATCAATTAGTTCATGAATTATTGATTCAAGTAATCCAAGAATATCCATCACAGAAAAATCCACAAAATGATTTCAAAGGATCAAAGCTGGCCCGTCAAGCACGTGAATATATGGATGAATACTTCGAAACAGGAATCAATGTAAATGATGTAGCTAATGAATTAAATGTTAACCGATCATATTTAACTAGAGTTTTTACTAGTAATTTTGGTCTGTCGCCTAAAGCTTGGTTAATTGGGGTTCGGATTAATAAGGCCAGCGAGCTTTTGCAAATGGAAAAAATGTCAGTTGATGAAATTTCCGAATCTGTAGGCTTTAACAATGTCTCAGTTTTCAGTCGATCATTTAACAAAATGGTCGGCGAAAGCCCCAGTAAATATCGTAAAAATCGTCAATTTAAACGAACAACTAATCTACATAATCAGCAAATTAAAGATTTACTAAAAGCAGCTACACCTGTTCGTCAAACTACATAAAAATATATAAAAACCGATGTCTAAAGTCTTTTGATATAATATGCTGTTTATCTTCTCATTTTTAGTGGGAAGCAGTATAAATATCAAATTTAAAGATCATCGGTTTTATTTTTAACTTCTAATCAAAAGTGGCAATAAATTCAGAAAAGCCTCGATGACCTTCTGCATCATCTTTAAATACACCCGCATCGGATAGTACTCTAGTAAAGACATCTGCCACAGCTTGTTTAACATAAGCATCGACATCGGTAAAAGAATGTTGTTTTAATTGATCAGCCCATTCTTGATGAATTGGATTAACCTTCTCAGCCTTATTCATCAAAAACGCCTTGACTTCATCCAATTCTCTGACCAAACGTGGAGGTAAAATCGCTAGTCCCATCACCTCAATTAAACCAATGTTCTCTTGCTTAATATGTTGAACATCTGCATGTGGATGAAAAATACCATCCGGATATTGATCATTTGTATTATTATCACGTAAAACTAAGTCAAGTTCGAAATCATCCCCACGCCGTCGCATAATTGGCGTTACAGTGTGATGTCTTGTACCTTGATCATCACTTGCCTGAATCAATAAATCAATATTGTCATATTGATTCCATTTCAAACGAATCATTTCCGCCGCTTCAATTAAAGCTTCTCTGTCAGCGGATTTAAGACGAATCACACTCATTGGCCAATTAACAATTCCCGCCTGGACCATTGGGAAATTATTTAAATTAATCTTCTCTCTGATAGGTGCCTTAGCCATTGGAAAATCATGTTTTCCAGCTTGGTAATGATCATGCGTTAAAATGGATCCACCCACAATTGGTAAATCGGCATTTGATCCGATCATATATTCTGGAAATTGTTC
Coding sequences within:
- the galT gene encoding UDP-glucose--hexose-1-phosphate uridylyltransferase, which codes for MNVGQAVYDLTTIAIKNGRIEEEDRIYHQNELLRLIGSNNLGTPEVKTPEELETIVSTLMDAAKSNEMINDKVNLDMMEALIMDTITPLPSQVNHKFWEYYQQQPNAATNYFYHLSQQNNYIKMRSIAKNIHYFAPSPYGELEITINLSKPEKNPKEIAAALKLPQNSYPDCALCIENEGFFGSLNQSARSNHRIINLELSGEKWGFQYSPYAYFNEHAIVLNHIHQPMIVNKKSFEHLADFVEQFPEYMIGSNADLPIVGGSILTHDHYQAGKHDFPMAKAPIREKINLNNFPMVQAGIVNWPMSVIRLKSADREALIEAAEMIRLKWNQYDNIDLLIQASDDQGTRHHTVTPIMRRRGDDFELDLVLRDNNTNDQYPDGIFHPHADVQHIKQENIGLIEVMGLAILPPRLVRELDEVKAFLMNKAEKVNPIHQEWADQLKQHSFTDVDAYVKQAVADVFTRVLSDAGVFKDDAEGHRGFSEFIATFD
- a CDS encoding AraC family transcriptional regulator, translated to MEKSIFNVVNNHTFNASIYYQFSGISQTLPFHTFGPAKRHDYIIHFVLNGQGIFFVDNEQFHLQAGDSFLIRPGESIFYQSDIKNPWTYAWISFNGSEAKQIIEHFSPFKNEHHVFNTANQLKYLELIQKTLSWSDSSPQSELQLNQLVHELLIQVIQEYPSQKNPQNDFKGSKLARQAREYMDEYFETGINVNDVANELNVNRSYLTRVFTSNFGLSPKAWLIGVRINKASELLQMEKMSVDEISESVGFNNVSVFSRSFNKMVGESPSKYRKNRQFKRTTNLHNQQIKDLLKAATPVRQTT